The Tripterygium wilfordii isolate XIE 37 chromosome 5, ASM1340144v1, whole genome shotgun sequence DNA segment TTTTAAGGTTGTCTATGGTGAGAACTACATCTCTTCTTGCATTTGCTATGCCATTGCTTTAGATGTGGGAGTTGTGACAGTTTTAAATGAGCATGTATTTGGATGTCGAGTTGAAAAACATGATAGAACCCATTTCACGTGCAATACAATGCAGTCTGATGGTTGTTTTGAcatttatttgttgtttttgagCTCCCTTTTTAGTTATATCTTTGGACTTAGGGCGGATGCATCTCGCTAAGATCAAGAGTTCAAACTAGTTGCGAGTATTTTTTGGGGAGTTTTCCTAATCTCATGGGCTTTCGACCCACTTTCGGTGAGGGGTTAAGAATTCCATTTTCACCCACATGAATTTCGCTCCAGTCTTACCTTTCGCTAACGTAATGTGGGCTATTATGGTGGTTCAAAGTTTATTATGGTGGTTCAAAGTTTACGCCAACTCAATTGCTAAGTGGTTCGTTGATTACCAAAGAGAAAGGggataattaatcaaattaaaagGCATAATGCAGTGCATCACTGGAATGATAAGATTGTTGAATTCTGATGAAGGAATATAGAAAATGATTGAAGTTTTCCATGGCAGAACATTTCAGAGTTATTTCAAAGAAGACATCAAATTGATTGAAGAATCAAGCAACAACTTCAGGTTCCCTTGTGAACAAGGACAATTAACTGTATCTGGTTACAGCTGATGTTTGATATTTGAACAAAGACGTCAAAGAGATGCAAAATGGGGACATTGACAATTTATTCCTAAGTACAGAGTCAAACCCGCTTGGAGAACAGCACAAGCCTTACCATCAAGTCACTAACCATCCAGAGAAGAAAGCCGGCCAAAAAAAGGTCAGAATTTGTAAGCAGCAGTAGAGTTATTTCGACAAGCACTTCAAGCAACCTTTCAAATTGTGGGGTTCAGAGCACGTTCTATTTCTTCCAGTGATCGTCCCTTTGTTTCCACGACATTACCAGCTATGTACAAGACAGCAAGAAGACAGACTGTTGCAAATCCCAGATACACTTTGCTGATCCCGAACTTGTTTACTACACTCAGGAAGTACAGGCCAATGACAAAGTTGGAGATCTGTTACCACAGAAGAATCAACTCCATTGGAAAGCATGGCATGGAAAAGGGGGCTTATATCTATGGATAATTAACATCCCATGATGTACTCATGtgcgaggaaaaaaaaaaaactcatggtGTAGTCAAAATAAGGGAATGCAGCATAGTTCTATCGCTCAATTATTTGTGTATCATGGCATGCAGGTACCCATGGGTGCAAGCATAAGATTATCAATGCAATAATGCAAACGAATGCAGTAATCTGAGATGAAAGCAAATACATTGAATGCAAAAATACGCACATCCCTAATAAGACTTACCCAGTGCATGCCCAAGGATAAAGCCACTGCTTTTGCTCTGATTCTTGATGCGAATATCTCTGGCAAAAGAAGTGCAGGCACTGGACCAGCACCAAGTGAAAAGGACAGAACATAGCTGACAAATGCAATAAATGCTATCTTTAGCATTCGTAAACGAGAATTGGACgcaatgaaaaaaaatggaaaagccattataaatttataacagCATAAGGAATTATATTTTACGGGCAAAAGAAGAGGCAAATTAGTTCAGTGATTGTCAACTTACAGAACTGTCCCTATAACAGCAAGGGCACCCGAAAATGGAGCCAGAACCTTCCAAGTGAAGGACAAAGAAAGCAGCAACATTGAAGCAGCCTGTTAAAGATCCAAAACAGGGGGACGTTGACAAACAAAGAACGTGTATCAGGTATAAAATCACTAAATGAGGGGGAGAAATATCGGTCATGATTCCGATGTCGACACATATAATGAAGAAACTCAAAAAATGTGTAGACTAGCATCTCTCAAtgaggtgtgtgtatatatatatatatatatatatatatatatatatatgttaaccaCTGGAGTTTCCCTTCAGGAAATTCTACACATTACATGTTCGACAATATACAACAGATTTTTATAATCTCATAAATACATCATATCCATAATGCTTCAAGAGTAACAGAAATCCTTCTATAATCTCAGCATATCAAAATCCACATTTTTAGATAACGCATAAAACAAATTGCTATTAAAGTTTTGCTCACAACAAACCATACAATCAGAAGAGGTTCCATTCAAAATCAGACACAGAACAAATCATCACTAGTTTGCCATGTATGTCAAATGTATTAATACTAACATTTAATTCAAACCAGAAAAAAGCGTATACGTCAAATCCACAAAACAGAGATCACATGGCAAAATCCTTACAAACAAAAATTATCCATATGGAGATGGGTGGAGCAAGTTCACGCAATTGGGCACTTGTCAAGATATATTCTTGCAATGAGATTGGCTATTATTACCATTTTACACACATTTCGTTTACATAGAAGAAAAGAATCAGATTTTGATTCAGCGAGAAAGAATCCTATTAACAGTACTTGATGATAGAAATatacaagaaaacaaataaatcatCTGCCAAAATCAAGCATGCAAGTACAGAAGTATTCTCAAATTCTTCATCTCCATTTGATCACTATAATACTTTGAGATTAATAAGCAAAGTTTTTTTGTGAGGATATATTAGTGATTGTTAGCCAAAAGAAATGCAATTAAGCGTACCATTCCACTAAAGCTTGTCATCAAAAGACTCTTTCTTCCTTGTCTGTCCATTAAAGAGGATGCAATAGCTGTGCCTGTAAAGATTACATGGCAATCAAATGAAAACCTgctcaaaaaaattcaaaaaaaaaacttcctcTGTTGTAAGAATAATGTTCAAAAAACTACAAACCGAAGACATTAGATGCGCCAACAAGAGCACTAGCTGCAACATCAGATGCAATTCCGGCACTGCGAAATACAGAAGTAGAATAATATACCACGGCATTTATTCCAGCCAACTGTTGAAACAAGAAAAGCGCAGCCCCCACACTGACCACTGCAGAGCAAGGAAATGAGAATTTTTACAGAGttacatcaaaaaaaaatcgcCACAGATAATATAAAGCTAGGCTCAAATATGCAAGGAAAATATCAGGAATTAATgatcttaaatattttttaaataaaattttataataattattagtGAAGGCACCATGTCTCTCAAACTATATTGACTGAGCCCCATAAGACAGTGTAACTGCAGGAATGCAGTGGGAAGCTCAACAAGACCCAAAATGCATATGTGAAGCCACAAGTGTCCAGCTTGGTGCAGTAAACTCAAAAGCAATAGATTTTATGGTTACGGTGATGATCAATACAAACAAGAATGGAAGTTGCGCCTGTGTTTGAACAATTATTGACCAAGATTTTCAAGTGAGACAAAATTCCACAAATCAGCCAATTAGCTTTTATAATActgaaaaatacaaatttaacgACGCTCCTTAAATGTGGATAACTATCCCAAGTTAAATTTCACAGCCAGAAAGATCCAGAGTCCATTCCTTGTCTCAGAATAACAAGTTTACGTCCACAGTATTCAGGAATACCTTTCCAATACCGACTACTAAATAGATCAAGCCATCCTGCTTCTGGCTCCACAGAACCTTGAGTTGCAGTTGTTAAATCCTGTATAACTTCAGTAACTCCTTCTTTTCCATATAAAGTCTTAATAGACTTCTCCACATCCGAAATTTTTCCTTGCTGCAATGTTAATATTTTCACCAAGTAAATTATAACAAGTAGAACAATAATGCATGAAGACTCCAAATGAATTGATAATGTAGTTTCACAAGAAAACCTGAAAAAGCCACCGAGGACTTTCTGGACAAAATGACATTCCGAGAGCCAGAAGAATGGCAGGGACAGCTGAGATACCAAACATAGCTCTCCACCTAAGTAGCCAAGTGAAAATAATTGAAACACAGAGTAATTAAAAGAAGTGAGataaaatgataataaataGACATGTACAAAAGAGTAAGTTAACTTAAACATAAACAAGAAGGTATACAATCATTCAAGGCTACTCATTACAAGACAAAAATGCAAACTGTCCACAGCTACAATTGTTACCACTCACTCACCAACTTCTAATTCCACTAAAATTCACATCTGTAGGCTACATAACCATGCGAGTCTCTCCACAACACATCCTCCACATCTATAATACTCATCAAGAAAAACGACTACTTTGAGGGAGAAATTTCAGTTGCATCGTCCTAAAGTGGGTGCAACGAGTATGCTCAATATTCAGAAGACTAGGCAGAACAACCAAGggtacaattttaaaaagaagaaattttgattattgaacACATAGAAGCCTCAATATACTCAATATCTTGTTCCTTCAAGTTTCAACCATTCCACAAAAAATTTAACGTTAACTTCCAAAAATGGTGCTCTTCTCTGTGCATATGATGAATTAATCTTGAAAGCAACATTACAACGAGCTAAATTGTTGACAAGGGGTTTAGGGACTTATATGCCTAGCTTGTGATGAGCTAAATGTTTTCACACATGTTCCACCAACTACAttgtttcttttaattaatataactaaaaacaagaaaaactacaaacaaagaaagcaGGAAAGACATACCATAAAGGGTTGCCAGCTAAAGGTAATCCAGCCACCAAAGCTGCAAGAATCCCAACACATATAAAGAGTTGGTTTACAGATCCAAGTGCACCACGAATTTCAGTTGGTGAGATCTGGCGGTGAACACATTTCAGCATATGAGGCCTCTAAGAATAATAACCACCCAAGACTTGATAAATAATCTACCTCAGATATGTAGAGCGGGACGATAGCGGATGAAATGCCAATTCCAATGCCAGCAAGTAGACGGCCCACTATCATAGTTTGCACACTCTGGGCTGTGGCACTGAAACATGTAAACAATTTGaggtttttgttctttttttaccCACTAATATATCATAACCTAAtgctaaaaaaacaaaaatgatgacAAGGGACAGACCAGAGAAATGCTCCAATTGCAAGTGGGATTGCATCTAATTGAAAAGTCCTTGTCCTGCCAAACTTGTCTGCCAATGATCCTCCAGTAAATGAACCAATGGTAGCACCAGCCAGTAGAGAGCTTACAATCCATCCTGGCAAAAGTTTTATAGTGTGGCAAACTGTAAGCAGCTGCTCATGAGAGAAGCAG contains these protein-coding regions:
- the LOC119998241 gene encoding plastidic glucose transporter 4-like; amino-acid sequence: MQASTCAAARGEVGFEVKRRRVLPAFNGLSRRGLAINSKSVCMSNRSTCCGLRADSVSMVMELMPVYLIRPMVKARSVKAQASEETAEGVAPLKGEKKSSGTVLPFVGVACLGAILFGYHLGVVNGALEYLAKDLGIAENTVLQGWIVSSLLAGATIGSFTGGSLADKFGRTRTFQLDAIPLAIGAFLCATAQSVQTMIVGRLLAGIGIGISSAIVPLYISEISPTEIRGALGSVNQLFICVGILAALVAGLPLAGNPLWWRAMFGISAVPAILLALGMSFCPESPRWLFQQGKISDVEKSIKTLYGKEGVTEVIQDLTTATQGSVEPEAGWLDLFSSRYWKVVSVGAALFLFQQLAGINAVVYYSTSVFRSAGIASDVAASALVGASNVFGTAIASSLMDRQGRKSLLMTSFSGMAASMLLLSLSFTWKVLAPFSGALAVIGTVLYVLSFSLGAGPVPALLLPEIFASRIRAKAVALSLGMHWISNFVIGLYFLSVVNKFGISKVYLGFATVCLLAVLYIAGNVVETKGRSLEEIERALNPTI